A stretch of the Arachis stenosperma cultivar V10309 chromosome 6, arast.V10309.gnm1.PFL2, whole genome shotgun sequence genome encodes the following:
- the LOC130934693 gene encoding probable carboxylesterase 15, whose translation MASNTGKKVVEEVSGFLRVYDDGTVDRTWTGPPQAQILLNPVPPHQEFIHGVATKDLIINPETGLKARIYLPETTAEQRTNKLPLLLHFHGGGYCITQPDWFMYYHFYTNLVRKARAPCVSLYLPLAPEHKLPAASDAALASLMWIRSLALAESCEPWLTTDILDFKRVFLIGDSAGGNIVHDVAARAGCTDIEPVRLVGGLILCPGFLRSGPIKSYMESEESTMLTRDMVDKLMDLAVPEPSATTKDHPIISPMGPQAPLLAGLRLPAMFVAVGEKDLMRDTQLEYCEAMKDAGKEVEVVVFDSMPHCFYLDKIGMELDASMAADTERLIERVVDFIRSH comes from the coding sequence ATGGCTTCTAACACCGGCAAGAAAGTTGTGGAAGAGGTTTCCGGCTTCTTACGGGTGTACGACGACGGCACAGTAGACCGTACATGGACTGGGCCGCCACAGGCCCAGATTCTTTTGAATCCAGTCCCACCACATCAAGAATTCATCCACGGCGTTGCCACCAAAGACCTCATCATAAACCCAGAAACTGGCTTAAAGGCGCGCATATACCTTCCCGAAACAACAGCAGAACAACGGACAAATAAGCTTCCCCTCCTTCTCCATTTTCATGGCGGGGGATACTGTATAACCCAACCCGACTGGTTCATGTACTATCACTTCTATACCAACCTCGTGCGCAAGGCACGTGCTCCGTGCGTGTCACTGTACTTGCCCTTAGCTCCAGAACACAAGCTTCCGGCGGCAAGCGATGCAGCACTTGCGTCACTCATGTGGATCCGTTCTTTGGCTCTAGCCGAGTCGTGTGAGCCATGGCTGACGACGGATATTCTTGATTTCAAGCGAGTTTTTCTTATTGGCGACAGTGCCGGTGGAAACATTGTTCATGACGTGGCAGCTCGAGCAGGGTGTACGGACATCGAGCCAGTGAGGTTGGTCGGTGGGTTGATCTTGTGCCCTGGCTTTCTACGTTCAGGGCCTATTAAGTCTTACATGGAAAGCGAAGAGTCAACGATGTTGACTAGAGATATGGTCGACAAGCTGATGGATTTGGCGGTGCCGGAGCCAAGTGCAACCACCAAGGATCACCCGATTATAAGCCCGATGGGTCCCCAAGCACCGCTGCTGGCGGGGCTGAGGCTGCCGGCGATGTTTGTTGCCGTTGGCGAGAAGGATTTGATGCGTGACACGCAGTTGGAGTATTGTGAGGCCATGAAAGATGCGGGGAAGGAGGTGGAGGTTGTGGTGTTTGATTCGATGCCGCATTGCTTCTATTTGGATAAGATTGGCATGGAGTTGGATGCGAGCATGGCTGCGGACACTGAAAGGCTAATTGAAAGGGTCGTTGACTTCATTAGGAGTCACTAA